CGGATCGCCGATATGCGGCCAAGGCCGGTGATGCGGGTCATGCTGTTCTACCTTTCCTTCGACTAGCCGGAACGACGATCAGATCCGAGACAGAATTTTCCCGACCGCAATCGACGATTTCCGAGCTTTAGCTGCAAAGTGTTAACTTTTGCCTGCGATACTTCGCCCGTGAGCAAAAAAATCTCTCCCTCATCGCCCCAAAACGGGTCGTTCAGCCGGATCATCCTGATCATGGCCCTGCTGTGCGGCAGCATCCTCGCCGCCTGCGCCCCTGCCAGCGCGCAGGTGCGCATCAAGGATATCACGGATATCCAGGGCATCCGGGATAACCAGTTGATCGGCTACGGGCTCGTGGTCGGGCTCAACGGCACCGGCGATTCGCTGAACAACGCGATCTTCACGCGCCAATCCCTGATCGGCATGCTCGAACGGCTCGGCGTCAACACCGAGGATCAAGCCGCGAGCCTGCAGACCAAGGATGTCGCCGCCGTGATGGTCACGGCCAACCTTCCCGCCTTCTCGCACAGCGGCGAACAGATCGATGTCACGGTCTCGGCCCTCGGAGACGCCAAGGACCTGACCGGCGGCACCCTCCTGGTCACGCCTCTGCTGGGTGCGGATGGTCAGGTCTACGCCGTCGCGCAGGGGTCGCTCGTCACCGGCGCGATCAAGGCGAGCGGTGCGAATTCGACCTTCACCCAAGGCGTGCCCACGGTCGGGCGCATCACCAACGGCGCCATCGTCGAACGATCGGTGAATTTCAACCTCGCTTCCGAAACCACGCCGAAGCTCGAATTGCGCAACCCGGATTTCACCACCGCCGAGCGAATCGCCGAGGCGATCAATGCCGATCTCGGTCCCGGTATCGCAACGATGGACGATCCCCGCACCATCACCCTCGATCTCAAAGGCCGCAACGTGGTGCAGGATCTCGCCGATATCGAGGATCTCCGGGTACAACCCTCGTCCCCGGCAACCGTCGTGGTCGATGAAGCGACAGGTACCATCGTCATGGGAGCGGATGTCCGGATCAGCACGGTCGCGATCGCTCAGGGCAATCTGACGGTGCAGGTCACCAATACGCCGGTGGTCAGCCAGCCTGCCCCGTTCTCGAACGGGCGAACCGTCTCGACCGCGCAGACAACGATTTCGGTCAACAAGGGCAAAGGCAAGAAAATGGACATTCTTCACGGCAGCGTCAGCCTCAGGCAGTTGGTCTCCGGCCTGAATGCCCTCGGCGTCGCCCCGCACGACATGATCAGCATCCTCCAGGCGATCAAGGCGGCCGGCGCGCTGCAGGCCCAGTTGATCGTCCAATGAGCGGCACGATCCTGCCAGTCCCGATAGTGCCAACGGCGCAGGCCCCCAAGTTGATGCCGACAACAGCGGGATCTGCCGCAGCGACCGCCGACAAATTCGAATCGATGGCGATCGCGGCCTTCCTCAAACCGATCTTCGCCACCATGGGCAAGGCAGATGCCCCCTTCGGCGGCGGGTCGGTCGAAAAGCATTTCCAGCCCTTCCTGATCGATGCGATCGCGAAATCGATGGAAGCGCGCGGTGGTCTCGGCCTCAAACCGATGATCGAATCAGCGCTCGCCGCACCGAAGGCCGCTTCGTCCGCCGCGACGCCCAAACTGACCATGCACGCAACGACACCGACAGGAACCACGCGATGACTCCCGCCCCGAAACCCGACCCTGCCATCCTCACCGCTCTGGCCGCGCTGGCTGAAATCCTCGAAGAGGAAAATCTGGCCCTGTCGCGCTCCGATTTCCGGGCCAGCGGCGACCTCGCCGCCCGCAAGCGCGCGGCCATCGGGACGGTCGAAGTCTGCGCCAGTGAGGTCTCTGCGAAAGCCGGTCGCGACCATGCCCGATTTGCCGGCGTCCGACGGCGGCTCGACCGCGCGATCGACCAAAACCGGATGTTGCTCCAGCAGGCGATCGGCACCCAGCAACGCGTCATCTCCACCATCGTCCAGGCGCTCGAACCGTGCCCCGACGGCACTCCTTATCGCGGGCGGAGCGGCAGCACCGGCTATGGCCGAGCCACGACTCCAATGGCGCTTGCCGTCCGTGCATGACCCGGCCACGCCGGCCGCGCTGGTCACCGGCGGCAGGCTATGGCATTCCCGACACCATGCGTCTCGTTCTGATCACGGCCGCCCCGTTCGAAGCGGTATCCGGTGCCTCGTTCTATCACCGTCGCCTGCTCGCCGCATGGCAGGATATGGGTGGCGAGGCTGAGGTGATCGCGCTGGAAACACCGGCGAAGGCCGCACTGGCGGACCGGTTCGATGACGCGGCAGCCATCCTCGTCGAAGGTTCCGCCTTCGAACTGGCTCTGGCCGCGCTGCCCGGCCTTCAGGCGCGCGGTGCGCTGGCCCTGATCCACCACCCGACCGCGCTGGAACCCGGCACGCCGGAAGCGCGGCGCAATCAGCTCAAGCAACTCGAAACAACGATGCTGCCAAAATTTCGCGGTGTCATCGCGGCGAGCACCCCGATCGCGGAGCGGCTGTCGAGCGAATTCGGCGTGCTGGCGAGCAGGATCCACGTGCTGGTCCCCGGCACCGATCATCAGCCCCAGGTCGCGATCGACGCCGATGCACCCTTCGGTGCTCCCTGCACCATCCTCAGCCTCGGCACCCTGACCTACCGCAAGGGTTACGATGTGCTGCTGCGCGCCCTCGCGCTGCTGCCCGATCTCAACTGGCACCTGATCCTCGCGGGCGAGCCGCGCGATCCCGCCTATGCCGCCGAAATCGTCGATCTGATCGACCGGCTGGGTCTCACCGATCGGGTCGAGCGCCATGGTGCCGCCGCCGGTGCCGAACTCGCCGCGCTATGGGCGCGAACCGACCTGTTCGCATCTGCCACCCGTTTCGAAGGCTTCGGCATGGCGATCGCCGAAGCCATGGCCCGTGGCCTTCCGGTCGCGATCACCGATGGCGGGGCCGCCGGCGATCTGGTCGTGGTCGGTGCCGGAATCGTCGCCCCGGTCGACGATGTCGCCCAGTTCTCGAAGGCGCTGCGCCGCCTGATCTTCAGCCCGGCCCTGCGCGCCGAAATGGGCGCCATCGCCTGGAACCACGCGCGCAGCCTGCCGCAATGGCCCGAACAGGCCGCAGCACTCGAACGCATCCTTCGCCACTGAACCACCGGCACCTACGGATCGAAACCCGCCATCTCACGGAATGCGGCCTCGCTCAGCACCGCAATGCCCAGCGCCGCCGCCTTAACCGCCTTCGACCCGGCATCCTCCCCGACCACCACGTAATCGGTCTTGCGTGACACCGTCTCCGTCACCTTGGCCCCCAGCGCTTCTGCCCGCGCCTTGGCTTCCGGGCGGGTCATGGCAGTGAGTGTTCCGGTGAACACGATCGTCCTGCCCGAAAGCGGCCCCGCCGCCGCCGCCGCGACCTCATCCTCGATTGTGAGCCGCGCCACCAGCCGATCCAATTGTCCGCGATTATGCGGCTCGGCGAAAAACCCGGCGAGTTCCTCGGCGATCGACGGACCGATCCCGCTGATCGACCCCAGCTCCAGCCGCGCATCCGAGCCGATTTCCCCCGCCGCCTCCATCTGCGCCCGCCAGTTCGGATAAGATGTATAATGCCGCGCCAGCAGCCGGGCATTTGCCTCGCCCACCCGCCGGATTCCAAGCGCGTAGATGAAGCGCGCAAGCGGAACGCGCCGCCGTGCCTCGATCGCCGCCGCCAGTTTCCGCGCCGAGGTCGCACCCCACCCCTCCAGCGCCGCGATCTCATCGGCCCGGCCCGGCAGATCGAAGACGTCCGCAGCGGTAGCGAGCCAGCCGCGCGCGTGAAACGCCTCAACCGTCTTGTCGCCCATGCCTTCGATATCGAACGCCCCGCGCGAACAGAAATGGATCAGCCGCTCCACGACCTGCGCCGCACAGATCAACCCGCCGGTACACCGCCGCACCACCTCCCCGGCGGGCCGGATCGCCAACGAACCGCAGACCGGACAATGATCCGGAAACACGAACGCCACCGACTCTGACGGCCGATGATCCGCCAGCACCGCAACGATCTGCGGAATCACATCCCCCGCCCGCTGCAATTCCACCGTATCGCCCACCCGTATATCCTTGCGCGCGATTTCGTCCTCATTGTGCAGCGTCGCGTGACTGACCAGAACCCCGCCGACATTCACCGGCTCCAGCGTCGCACGCGGGGTCAATGCCCCGGTCCGCCCGACCTGAATCGTGATCGCACGCAGCACGCTGATCGCCCGTTCGGCCGGAAACTTCCACGCCACCGCCCAGCGCGGCGCCCGCCCGACGAAGCCGAGCCGGTCCTGCAACGCCAGATCGTCCAGCTTGAACACCACCCCGTCGATATCGTAATCAAGCCCCGCCCGTTGTGCCGCCATTTCCTGCTGAAACGCTTCCGCCTCGGCCTCGCTCACCATGCGCGCCAGCGGATTGACCCGGAATCCCCAGCGTTCGAGCGTCGCCAGATAATCCGCATGGGTCATCGCAACCGGCGCGCTGGCCTCGCCGCGCGCATAAGCGAACAACGACAACCGGCGCGACGCCGTCACCCGGGCATCGAGCTGCCGCAGGCTCCCCGCCGCCGCATTGCGCGGGTTGGCGAATTGCCGCGCCGACCCCTGCGCCTGCAAACCCTGGTTCAGCGCAAGAAAATCCGGCTTGGTCATATAAACCTCGCCGCGTATCTCGATGAAATCGGGCGCATCATCGGGCAGATTGAGCGGCAACTCATCGAGTGTGCGCAGATTGGCGGTGACATCCTCGCCCACCGCCCCGTCCCCCCGCGTCGCCCCACGCACGAACACCCGATCCTGATAGGTCAGCGAAATCGAAAGACCGTCGATCTTCGGCTCGGCCACGAAGCGCAGCGGCGCCGCACCGAGATTGAGAAACCGCCGGATCCGCGTGCAGAATGCCTCAAATTCGCCGGGGTCGAACACATTGTCGAGCGAGAGCATCGGCTGGCGATGCCGCACCTTCTCGAAGCCTGCCGCAGGCGCGGCTCCCACGGTCTCCGGGGCCACCCCCAGCGCCGCCGCCTCGCGCTTCAACGCATCATAAGCAGCATCGTCCATGATCGGCTGGTCGTCGCGATGATACGCGAGGTCCGCCGCCGCCAGCAGTTCGGCCAGTTCCTGCCGCCGCGCCTCGCTCATGTGCCCCCCAGCAGGCTCGCCGCTGCCTCGCGCGCCGCATCGGTGACCATTTCGCCAGCCAGCATCCGGGCAATCTCCTCGCGCCGTGCCGCCGCATCCAGCCGGTGCACCAGCGTCTGCGCCCGGCTGCGCCCCACCGATTTCGCGACCTGAAAATGCGTCGCCGCCCGCGCCGCCACCTGCGGCGAATGCGTCACCACCAGCACCTGCGTGGTCTGCGCGATCCGCGCGAGCCGTTCACCCACCGCCGCCGCGGTCGCCCCGCCGATGCCGCTATCCACCTCGTCGAAAATCAGCGTGCCGACCGGCGATTCCCCGGCCAGAACCACGTTCAGCGCCAGCAGCAGGCGCGACAACTCGCCGCCCGAAGCCACCCGGTCGAGCGCACCGGGCGCATCACCGGGGTTGGTCGCGATCAGAAACCGCACCGCATCCGCCCCGCGCACGCCCCATTGCGCCTCCGGCAGGCCGATCCGCTCGACGCTGAACTTCGCCCGGTCCAGCTTCAACGGCGGCAATTCCTGCCCGACCGCACGCGCCAGCCGCGCCGCCGCCCGGTCCCGCGCCGCGCTCAGCGCCGTTGCCGCCACCACGTATTCACCCCGCGCCGCCGCCGCTGCCGCCGCGCACCGCTGCAACGAAGCGGTGCCGGCATCGAGCGTGGCAAGCCGCGCGATGAAGCGTTCCAGCAAGGCAGGAAGCTCAGCCGGCACGACACCATGCTTGCGCGCCATGGCCCGCAGCGCGAACAACCGCTCCTCGATCGCCTCCAACCCGCGCGGGTCGCCCTCCACCTCGTGCGCCGCGCGGGACAGCAGCGTCTCGGCCTCGGCCAGCGCCTCCTCGGCCCGTTCGATCGCGGTGAGCGCCTGGCCGATCACCATTCCCTGCTCCGCCGCCGCAATCCGCCCCAGCGCCCGTGCCGCACTCCGCAACATTGCCCCCGGCCCGTTCGACCGCCGCTCGCGCGGCGCCAGCTCGCCCAGCGCGGTGCCGATCGCCTCGGCCCGGCGCTCCGCCCCCTGCATCAACTGACGCGCGGCCGCGAGTTCATCCTCCTCGCCCTCGCGCGGCGCCAGCGCGGCGAGTTCATCGACGGCATGGCGCAGGAAATCCTCGTCGCGCAGCGCCTCGGTCAGTGCAATCTCAGCATCCGTCCGCGCCGCCTCGGCCGCCTGCCAGGAGCCGTGCAGCGAAGCCACGGTATCACGCAGCGCCCGATCGACGCCGTAATCATCGAGCATCGCGCGCTGGGTCGCCGGGTCCGACAGGCCGATCTGCGCGTGCTGCCCCTGAATTTCGATCAACAGATCCGCCACGCGCCGCAACAGCGCCACACCCACCGGCTGATCGTTGATCAGCGCGCGCGAACGCCCATCCCGCGCCACGATCCGCCGCAGCAGGATCTCGTCCCCCGCCTCGATCCCGTGATCCTCCAGCAATCGCTGCGCCGGATGGTCCGCCGCCACCGCGAACGAGGCGGTCACCACCGCCTGCGCCGCCTCGGTACGGATCAGCCCGGCATCGGCTCGCGCCCCCAGCGCCAGGCCGAGCGCATCGAGCAGGATCGACTTGCCCGCCCCGGTCTCGCCGGTGAACGCCGCCAGCCCGCCATCGAACCCGAGATCGAGCCGGTCGATCAGCACGACATCGCGGATCGACAGCGCGGTGATCATGACCGCGGCGCGCGGCTCAGAGCAGCCCGAACAGGAACCCGCCGGATTTACGCGGTGGGGTGGCCCCGTTCAGTAGATGATGCACGCCGAGCTTGTCGTAGGCGAGCTTGTACCAGTGCGAGCCAGGATAATTATACCCCAGCACCGCCGCCGCTCGCCGCGCCTCCGGCACCAGCCCGAGGTCGAGATCGCATTCCACCAGCCGCTCCAGCGCCTCGGGCACGAAGGTCGTGGTCTGATATTGCTGGATCACGATCTGAAACTGATGGATCGCGGCAGGATACAGGTTCTGCCGCTCATAGAACCGCCCGATCGCCATTTCATGCCCGGCGAGCCGGTTCTGCGCCAGCCGCAGTTTCACCCTGGCATCCCGCGCATAGGCACTGTCGGGGAAGCGGGTGACCACATCCTGCAGCGCCTGCACTGCTTCGAGCGTGAAGGTCTGGTCGTGATGCACGCCCTCGATCTGCTCATAGAAGCAGAGCGCCTTCAGATAATACGCATAGGCCGCATCGGGGCTTGCCGGATGCAATTCGATGAAGCGGTTGAGCGCCCCCACCGCGGAATCGAAATTCTGCCGGCGGAATTCGGCATAGCCATGCAGCAATTCCGCATGGGTCGCCCAGGTCGAATAGGGGTAATTGGTCTCGACCGCGTTGAACGCCTCGGACGCTTTCTTGTTCTCGCCCTTCTGCAGATAGGCGAGCCCGTTGGAATAGAGTGTCCCGGCCGACGCGAGCGGCTTGGCTTCCTTGCCCTTGCCGCCCTTGCCGGTATGGGCCGACCCGCCGAACAGCCCGCAGCCGCCCAGCGCCAGGGGCACGAGCAAGGCAAGACTCATCCAGCGGGGAGACCGGCCTCGGCCAGACTGGCATGGCGCAGACTGGCATGGGGCAGACTGGCCTCGGGGCGACCCGATTGCGGGGTGCGAAGCGGGCGGAATCGTCTGGGGGTGCGCGTGCGTCATCGGGCCGGGCTTATAGCATGTGATTCGGTGGCGCGAAGCCTCTGCGCCGGTCCCGCGCGGGAAAACCCCCTGAACATCGCAAACCGCGTGAAAAACCCTGCCGGAACCGCCGGAAATCGGCCCGCGGCGCTTGCGCCTTGCTGCGGATGTGCGTATCTCTCCCATCAGCTGCGGGCGTTCTGTCCGCGGCTCGTTCCCACTACCGGAACGCCCAGCAATCCACCCGGTCCCCCGGGC
This sequence is a window from Acidiphilium acidophilum. Protein-coding genes within it:
- a CDS encoding flagellar basal body P-ring protein FlgI encodes the protein MALLCGSILAACAPASAQVRIKDITDIQGIRDNQLIGYGLVVGLNGTGDSLNNAIFTRQSLIGMLERLGVNTEDQAASLQTKDVAAVMVTANLPAFSHSGEQIDVTVSALGDAKDLTGGTLLVTPLLGADGQVYAVAQGSLVTGAIKASGANSTFTQGVPTVGRITNGAIVERSVNFNLASETTPKLELRNPDFTTAERIAEAINADLGPGIATMDDPRTITLDLKGRNVVQDLADIEDLRVQPSSPATVVVDEATGTIVMGADVRISTVAIAQGNLTVQVTNTPVVSQPAPFSNGRTVSTAQTTISVNKGKGKKMDILHGSVSLRQLVSGLNALGVAPHDMISILQAIKAAGALQAQLIVQ
- a CDS encoding glycosyltransferase family 4 protein, encoding MTRPRRPRWSPAAGYGIPDTMRLVLITAAPFEAVSGASFYHRRLLAAWQDMGGEAEVIALETPAKAALADRFDDAAAILVEGSAFELALAALPGLQARGALALIHHPTALEPGTPEARRNQLKQLETTMLPKFRGVIAASTPIAERLSSEFGVLASRIHVLVPGTDHQPQVAIDADAPFGAPCTILSLGTLTYRKGYDVLLRALALLPDLNWHLILAGEPRDPAYAAEIVDLIDRLGLTDRVERHGAAAGAELAALWARTDLFASATRFEGFGMAIAEAMARGLPVAITDGGAAGDLVVVGAGIVAPVDDVAQFSKALRRLIFSPALRAEMGAIAWNHARSLPQWPEQAAALERILRH
- the recN gene encoding DNA repair protein RecN; the protein is MITALSIRDVVLIDRLDLGFDGGLAAFTGETGAGKSILLDALGLALGARADAGLIRTEAAQAVVTASFAVAADHPAQRLLEDHGIEAGDEILLRRIVARDGRSRALINDQPVGVALLRRVADLLIEIQGQHAQIGLSDPATQRAMLDDYGVDRALRDTVASLHGSWQAAEAARTDAEIALTEALRDEDFLRHAVDELAALAPREGEEDELAAARQLMQGAERRAEAIGTALGELAPRERRSNGPGAMLRSAARALGRIAAAEQGMVIGQALTAIERAEEALAEAETLLSRAAHEVEGDPRGLEAIEERLFALRAMARKHGVVPAELPALLERFIARLATLDAGTASLQRCAAAAAAARGEYVVAATALSAARDRAAARLARAVGQELPPLKLDRAKFSVERIGLPEAQWGVRGADAVRFLIATNPGDAPGALDRVASGGELSRLLLALNVVLAGESPVGTLIFDEVDSGIGGATAAAVGERLARIAQTTQVLVVTHSPQVAARAATHFQVAKSVGRSRAQTLVHRLDAAARREEIARMLAGEMVTDAAREAAASLLGGT
- a CDS encoding rod-binding protein, yielding MPTTAGSAAATADKFESMAIAAFLKPIFATMGKADAPFGGGSVEKHFQPFLIDAIAKSMEARGGLGLKPMIESALAAPKAASSAATPKLTMHATTPTGTTR
- the ligA gene encoding NAD-dependent DNA ligase LigA: MSEARRQELAELLAAADLAYHRDDQPIMDDAAYDALKREAAALGVAPETVGAAPAAGFEKVRHRQPMLSLDNVFDPGEFEAFCTRIRRFLNLGAAPLRFVAEPKIDGLSISLTYQDRVFVRGATRGDGAVGEDVTANLRTLDELPLNLPDDAPDFIEIRGEVYMTKPDFLALNQGLQAQGSARQFANPRNAAAGSLRQLDARVTASRRLSLFAYARGEASAPVAMTHADYLATLERWGFRVNPLARMVSEAEAEAFQQEMAAQRAGLDYDIDGVVFKLDDLALQDRLGFVGRAPRWAVAWKFPAERAISVLRAITIQVGRTGALTPRATLEPVNVGGVLVSHATLHNEDEIARKDIRVGDTVELQRAGDVIPQIVAVLADHRPSESVAFVFPDHCPVCGSLAIRPAGEVVRRCTGGLICAAQVVERLIHFCSRGAFDIEGMGDKTVEAFHARGWLATAADVFDLPGRADEIAALEGWGATSARKLAAAIEARRRVPLARFIYALGIRRVGEANARLLARHYTSYPNWRAQMEAAGEIGSDARLELGSISGIGPSIAEELAGFFAEPHNRGQLDRLVARLTIEDEVAAAAAGPLSGRTIVFTGTLTAMTRPEAKARAEALGAKVTETVSRKTDYVVVGEDAGSKAVKAAALGIAVLSEAAFREMAGFDP
- a CDS encoding outer membrane protein assembly factor BamD, with the protein product MLVPLALGGCGLFGGSAHTGKGGKGKEAKPLASAGTLYSNGLAYLQKGENKKASEAFNAVETNYPYSTWATHAELLHGYAEFRRQNFDSAVGALNRFIELHPASPDAAYAYYLKALCFYEQIEGVHHDQTFTLEAVQALQDVVTRFPDSAYARDARVKLRLAQNRLAGHEMAIGRFYERQNLYPAAIHQFQIVIQQYQTTTFVPEALERLVECDLDLGLVPEARRAAAVLGYNYPGSHWYKLAYDKLGVHHLLNGATPPRKSGGFLFGLL